One genomic segment of Nonomuraea coxensis DSM 45129 includes these proteins:
- a CDS encoding sensor histidine kinase, which yields MPSLTFTPLLASGMYQLSSQWRAERAQLDLATETAGKPAAALFLNLQKERRLTAELQAGSEPNVRDQLVKQRAATDEAVRAFRSLTGQDFANGQEGLAEAVAGTDRVLAGLATERRAVDAGASTARKAFDYYSGLLAADLGVLTALSHTDEGQVNSRAQIMIDLFWVVDAIGREDAVLARGWKTGRLTKDDYAVVTDAIGTRTHLLESRVMPALTGDELRHRALMTSQAWNAMTAQESRLAAGGDASGQVAVRGDAAGWRTSADAVTAQVMDLLTLRLANVRELGYGHARMLFVVFATISSVGLLALGLVIFTSWRLTSVLRRRISRLREEAQELQERLPEVVARLERGEDVDVDAEVHLVEPTPDELGELGEALNLASRSAVLTAVRQAEQHRGFQRMLQRIARRTQILIGLQLKKLDELERRHEDPEVLEGLFDLDHLTARLRRYEENLVILGGGQPQRRWRRPVQLLDVLRAAQGEVQDYRRITIDVEGEPWVAERAVGPLVHVLAELMENATAFSKPLTPVEVRASPVSRGVAVEIEDRGLGMEPEQYAAANALMKSPPQLDVMTHADDVRLGLYVVARLSASLGLQVELRPSAFGGARVIVLVPETLVVERPRESAEPAAPAEQPRPVATGPRPRPQDEAEVRDAAAEDGRLPNRTRGRALANVAASPVPPPPGPGSHAGRRPLPQRVRQANLAEELRTPATPEPDEPDDQQFWAWGDRPTRSGAAIGAFQRQSRLRRGDDDTSPHPPNGSPEPGSPTTEDR from the coding sequence GTGCCCAGCCTGACCTTCACCCCGCTGCTGGCCTCGGGCATGTACCAGCTCTCGTCCCAGTGGCGGGCGGAGCGGGCCCAGCTCGACCTCGCGACCGAGACCGCCGGCAAGCCCGCGGCGGCCCTGTTCCTCAACCTGCAGAAGGAACGCAGACTCACCGCCGAGCTGCAGGCCGGCTCCGAGCCGAACGTCCGTGACCAGCTCGTCAAGCAGCGGGCGGCGACCGACGAGGCCGTCCGCGCCTTCCGCTCCCTCACCGGCCAGGACTTCGCCAACGGGCAGGAAGGGCTCGCCGAGGCCGTCGCCGGCACCGACCGCGTGCTCGCCGGCCTCGCCACGGAGCGGCGGGCGGTGGACGCCGGCGCGTCCACCGCGAGGAAGGCGTTCGACTACTACAGCGGCCTCCTGGCGGCGGACCTCGGCGTGCTCACCGCCCTCAGCCACACCGACGAGGGCCAGGTGAACAGCCGGGCGCAGATCATGATCGACCTGTTCTGGGTCGTCGACGCGATCGGCCGCGAGGACGCCGTGCTGGCCCGCGGCTGGAAGACGGGCCGGCTGACCAAGGACGACTACGCCGTCGTCACCGACGCCATCGGCACCCGTACGCACCTCCTGGAGTCCCGGGTCATGCCCGCGCTCACCGGCGACGAGCTGCGGCACCGAGCGCTGATGACGAGCCAGGCGTGGAACGCCATGACCGCCCAGGAGTCGCGCCTCGCCGCCGGCGGCGACGCGAGCGGCCAGGTGGCGGTGCGCGGCGACGCCGCGGGCTGGCGCACGTCGGCCGACGCGGTCACCGCGCAGGTGATGGACCTCCTCACCCTCCGGCTGGCGAACGTCCGCGAGCTCGGCTACGGCCACGCCCGCATGCTGTTCGTGGTCTTCGCCACCATCAGCAGCGTGGGCCTGCTCGCGCTCGGCCTGGTCATCTTCACGAGCTGGCGGCTCACCTCCGTCCTGCGGCGGCGCATCTCCCGCCTGCGCGAGGAGGCCCAGGAGCTCCAGGAGCGCCTGCCCGAGGTGGTCGCGCGGCTGGAGCGCGGCGAGGACGTCGACGTGGACGCCGAGGTCCACCTGGTCGAGCCCACCCCCGACGAGCTCGGCGAGCTGGGGGAGGCGCTCAACCTGGCCAGCCGCAGCGCGGTCCTCACCGCCGTACGGCAGGCCGAGCAGCACCGCGGCTTCCAGCGGATGCTGCAGCGCATCGCGCGGCGTACGCAGATCCTCATCGGCCTCCAGCTCAAGAAGCTCGACGAGCTGGAGCGCAGGCACGAGGACCCGGAGGTGCTGGAGGGCCTGTTCGACCTGGACCACCTCACCGCCCGGCTGCGCCGCTACGAGGAGAACCTGGTGATCCTCGGCGGCGGCCAGCCGCAGCGCCGCTGGCGCCGGCCGGTGCAGTTGCTCGACGTCCTGCGGGCCGCGCAGGGCGAGGTGCAGGACTACCGGCGGATCACGATCGACGTCGAGGGCGAGCCCTGGGTGGCCGAGCGCGCGGTCGGGCCGCTGGTCCACGTCCTCGCGGAGCTGATGGAGAACGCCACCGCCTTCTCCAAGCCGCTCACGCCCGTCGAGGTGCGAGCCTCGCCGGTCAGCCGCGGCGTCGCGGTCGAGATCGAGGACCGCGGCCTCGGCATGGAGCCCGAGCAGTACGCGGCCGCCAACGCCCTCATGAAGTCCCCGCCGCAGCTCGACGTGATGACGCACGCCGACGACGTACGCCTCGGCCTGTACGTCGTCGCCCGGCTCTCCGCGAGCCTGGGCCTCCAGGTGGAGCTGCGGCCGTCGGCGTTCGGCGGCGCCCGGGTCATCGTGCTGGTGCCGGAGACGCTGGTGGTGGAGCGCCCCCGGGAGAGCGCCGAGCCGGCCGCGCCCGCCGAGCAGCCCCGCCCGGTGGCGACCGGCCCCCGGCCCCGTCCCCAGGACGAGGCGGAGGTGCGGGACGCGGCCGCGGAGGACGGCAGGCTGCCGAACCGCACCAGGGGCCGCGCGCTGGCGAACGTGGCGGCCTCCCCCGTGCCCCCGCCGCCCGGCCCGGGCTCTCACGCGGGCCGCCGGCCTTTGCCGCAGCGCGTACGCCAGGCCAACCTGGCCGAGGAACTCAGGACACCGGCCACCCCGGAGCCGGACGAACCAGACGACCAGCAGTTCTGGGCCTGGGGCGACCGGCCCACCCGATCCGGCGCCGCGATCGGCGCCTTCCAGAGGCAGTCCCGCCTGCGCCGCGGCGACGACGACACCTCACCTCACCCGCCGAACGGATCCCCCGAGCCCGGCTCCCCTACGACGGAAGATCGATGA
- a CDS encoding FxsB family cyclophane-forming radical SAM/SPASM peptide maturase, producing the protein MSSQTEEVRPEWPLALDIAALLESGWRPTPFQQFVLKIHSRCNLACTYCYMYEMADQGWRRQPRRMSQATIDSAAARIAEHARMNRLTQVEVILHGGEPLLAGADRIRYAVNAVRAAVDPGVTVNVQVQTNGVLLDTAFLELFDELGILVAVSLDGDREANDRHRRGPAGQGSFDRVHTGLTRLVSPVFRHLFNGLLCTVDLGNDPVGTYEALLAYEPPAVDFLLPHGTWETPPPGRPPDSEDSPYGDWLVAVFDRWYRAPERETRVRLFDEIIRLLLGRPSRSETVGLSAVAVVVIETDGGIEQVDSLKSAYDGATRTPLHVGTAGAFDTALMLPPIAARQIGERALAPECQACEIRRVCGAGLYPHRYRPGTGFANPSVYCRDLFRLIKHVQHAVSDDLAAVRERRLRRQASARLTDPQRGHSTS; encoded by the coding sequence GTGAGTTCGCAGACCGAAGAGGTGCGGCCCGAATGGCCCCTGGCGCTGGACATCGCCGCTCTGCTGGAGAGCGGCTGGCGCCCTACGCCCTTCCAGCAGTTCGTGCTCAAGATCCACAGTAGGTGCAATCTCGCCTGCACCTACTGCTACATGTACGAGATGGCCGACCAGGGCTGGCGCCGCCAGCCCCGGCGCATGTCCCAGGCCACCATCGACTCGGCCGCCGCCAGGATCGCCGAACACGCCAGGATGAACCGCCTGACCCAGGTCGAGGTGATCCTGCACGGCGGCGAACCCCTGCTCGCCGGCGCCGACCGCATCCGCTACGCGGTCAACGCCGTCCGCGCCGCGGTCGATCCCGGCGTGACGGTGAACGTCCAGGTGCAGACCAACGGCGTGCTGCTCGACACCGCCTTCCTGGAGCTGTTCGACGAGCTCGGCATCCTCGTCGCGGTCAGCCTCGACGGCGACCGCGAGGCCAACGACCGCCACCGCCGCGGACCGGCCGGCCAGGGCAGCTTCGACCGGGTCCACACCGGGCTCACCCGGCTCGTCTCCCCCGTCTTCCGCCACCTGTTCAACGGGCTGCTGTGCACCGTCGACCTGGGGAACGATCCAGTCGGCACCTACGAGGCGCTGCTGGCGTACGAGCCGCCCGCGGTGGACTTCCTGCTGCCGCACGGCACCTGGGAGACCCCGCCGCCGGGCCGCCCGCCGGACAGCGAGGACAGCCCCTACGGCGACTGGCTCGTCGCCGTGTTCGACCGCTGGTACCGCGCGCCGGAGCGGGAGACGCGGGTGCGCCTGTTCGACGAGATCATCCGGCTCCTGCTCGGCCGCCCCTCGCGCAGCGAGACCGTCGGGCTCTCCGCCGTCGCCGTCGTCGTGATCGAGACCGACGGCGGCATCGAGCAGGTCGACAGCCTCAAGTCGGCCTACGACGGAGCCACCCGCACGCCGCTGCACGTCGGCACCGCCGGCGCCTTCGACACAGCGCTCATGCTGCCCCCGATCGCCGCCCGGCAGATCGGCGAGCGCGCGCTGGCGCCGGAGTGCCAGGCGTGCGAGATCAGGCGGGTGTGCGGGGCCGGGCTCTACCCCCATCGCTACCGTCCCGGCACCGGGTTCGCCAACCCCAGCGTCTACTGCCGCGACCTCTTCCGGCTCATCAAGCACGTCCAGCACGCCGTGAGCGACGACCTCGCCGCCGTACGCGAGCGCCGCCTGCGCCGCCAGGCGTCCGCGCGGCTCACCGATCCGCAGAGAGGCCACTCCACGTCATGA
- the fxsT gene encoding FxSxx-COOH system tetratricopeptide repeat protein — MTGTHPSEVRRSAPQVWGKIPPRNKNFTGRKDLLEKLRAGMTAGTSGQVTVVLPQVLPHALHGLGGVGKTQMAVEYAYRYGNEYDLVWWISADQRVLIRSSLATLAPHLDLPTAATIGVEDAANAALDALRRGEPYDRWLLIFDNADEPEEIRDVIPDGPGHVLITSRNHRWEDVVEAVPVDVFTREESIAFLSKRVRRAIAPEDADRLAEQLGDLPLALEQAGALQAETGMRVDEYIELLNEHTAQLLDEGRPTEYPISMTAAWNLSVSRLSERRPEAIHLLRCCAFFGPEPIPRDVFSQRVRGLSPQLTELLANPIKLSRSVGELGRFALARVDPGNRTIQVHRLIQALVRDELEPEERTQQLNDVHRLLTGHQLGNPEESVNWGRYSSILGHIVPSRVQESRDVQVRDLALNLARYLYMSGDEYAQEFVNLFISQWEKDSGPLDPHVLRAYRELGNILRQLGKYNEVYELNQKTLSKMQQAGTRDDELLLLISGIGGDLRARGDFDAALQHDEESVRRHEAAFGPDDPRTLRAKNNLGLDYSLTGSFQRARELHEIAFIGLQDAQAGAATVLLHWNALARSVRLTGDYAEASDLGEEALAYGLEYLGGEHPAYLSTAKDLSIALRRLGELERALDMCTEVHGRYVRRYGLDHPDTLAAAMSLANVQRNNGQEQEGLKLAADTVARYPRVYGTNHPYILACTGNLALLHRTCQDPERARALNEQTLGEIERHLGRDHHYYLTVATNLASDLAALGHHDAAVERGRDTHRRLTELVGPSHPMALACAANLAADLRQLGTSEALAEAERLREDTHDRYAQQLGLEHPDAVAFLEERHLDLDFDPPPI, encoded by the coding sequence ATGACCGGTACCCACCCGAGTGAAGTACGACGGTCAGCCCCCCAGGTGTGGGGCAAGATCCCGCCTCGGAACAAGAACTTCACCGGCCGGAAAGACCTGCTCGAGAAACTGCGCGCCGGGATGACCGCCGGCACCAGCGGTCAGGTCACGGTCGTGCTCCCCCAAGTGCTTCCCCACGCCCTTCACGGCCTGGGAGGGGTGGGCAAGACGCAGATGGCGGTGGAGTACGCCTACAGGTACGGCAACGAGTACGACCTCGTGTGGTGGATCTCCGCCGACCAGCGGGTGCTCATCCGCTCGTCGCTGGCGACCCTGGCCCCCCATCTCGATCTGCCGACGGCAGCGACGATCGGGGTCGAGGACGCCGCCAACGCCGCGCTGGACGCCCTGCGGCGCGGCGAGCCGTACGACCGTTGGCTGCTGATCTTCGACAACGCCGACGAACCCGAGGAGATCAGGGACGTCATCCCGGACGGGCCGGGCCACGTGCTCATCACCTCCCGTAATCACCGATGGGAGGACGTCGTCGAAGCCGTACCGGTCGACGTCTTCACCCGCGAGGAGAGCATCGCCTTCCTCAGCAAGCGCGTCCGCAGAGCGATCGCACCCGAGGACGCCGATCGGCTCGCCGAGCAGCTGGGAGATCTTCCCCTGGCGCTGGAACAGGCCGGCGCGCTCCAGGCCGAGACGGGCATGCGCGTCGACGAGTACATCGAGCTGCTGAACGAGCACACCGCCCAGCTCCTCGACGAGGGCAGACCGACGGAGTACCCGATCTCGATGACGGCGGCCTGGAACCTGTCGGTGAGCAGGCTGAGCGAGCGGCGGCCCGAGGCCATCCACCTGCTGCGGTGCTGCGCGTTCTTCGGCCCTGAGCCGATCCCGCGCGATGTGTTCAGCCAGCGCGTCCGCGGCCTGAGCCCGCAGCTCACCGAGCTGCTCGCCAACCCGATCAAGCTGAGCCGGTCGGTGGGAGAACTCGGCCGTTTCGCTCTCGCGCGCGTCGATCCTGGCAACCGGACCATCCAGGTGCACCGACTGATCCAAGCCCTCGTACGCGACGAACTCGAACCCGAGGAGAGAACTCAGCAGCTCAATGACGTCCACCGCCTGCTGACCGGTCACCAGCTTGGCAACCCGGAAGAGTCGGTCAACTGGGGCCGTTACAGCAGCATCCTGGGGCACATCGTGCCTTCCCGGGTCCAGGAGAGCCGCGACGTGCAGGTCCGTGATCTCGCCCTGAACCTGGCACGCTACCTGTACATGTCAGGTGACGAATACGCCCAGGAGTTCGTCAACCTCTTCATCAGCCAGTGGGAGAAGGACTCCGGCCCGCTCGACCCCCACGTGCTCAGGGCATATCGGGAGCTGGGCAACATCCTGCGTCAGCTGGGCAAGTACAACGAGGTCTACGAGCTCAACCAGAAGACTCTCTCCAAGATGCAGCAAGCGGGGACCCGCGACGACGAACTGCTGCTCCTGATCAGCGGCATCGGCGGCGATCTGCGCGCGCGAGGAGACTTCGACGCGGCCCTGCAGCACGACGAGGAATCGGTACGCCGCCATGAGGCCGCCTTCGGCCCGGACGACCCGCGGACCCTGCGCGCGAAGAACAACCTGGGCCTGGACTACAGCCTCACGGGCAGCTTCCAGCGGGCGCGAGAGTTGCACGAAATCGCTTTCATCGGGCTCCAGGACGCCCAGGCGGGCGCGGCGACCGTCCTGCTCCACTGGAACGCGCTCGCCCGCTCTGTCCGCCTCACCGGCGACTACGCCGAAGCGAGCGACCTGGGCGAGGAGGCTCTCGCCTACGGCCTTGAATACCTCGGCGGCGAGCACCCCGCCTACCTCTCGACCGCCAAGGACCTCTCCATCGCCCTGCGGCGGCTCGGCGAGCTCGAAAGGGCGCTGGACATGTGCACCGAGGTGCACGGCCGCTACGTACGAAGGTACGGTCTCGACCATCCCGACACACTGGCCGCCGCGATGTCGCTCGCCAACGTGCAGCGCAACAACGGCCAAGAGCAGGAAGGGCTGAAGCTGGCGGCCGACACCGTCGCACGTTACCCGAGGGTGTACGGCACCAACCACCCGTACATCCTCGCCTGCACGGGCAACCTGGCGCTCCTGCACCGCACCTGCCAGGACCCGGAGAGAGCGCGCGCCCTCAACGAGCAGACCCTGGGCGAGATCGAGCGGCATCTGGGACGCGACCACCACTACTACCTGACCGTGGCGACCAACCTGGCCAGCGACCTCGCTGCGCTCGGTCACCACGACGCGGCCGTCGAGCGAGGCCGCGACACTCACCGCCGGCTGACGGAGCTCGTCGGCCCGAGCCATCCGATGGCGCTCGCCTGCGCCGCCAACCTCGCCGCCGACCTCAGACAGCTCGGCACGTCAGAAGCCCTGGCCGAGGCGGAGAGGCTGCGCGAGGACACTCACGACCGGTACGCGCAACAGCTCGGTCTCGAACACCCCGACGCCGTCGCCTTCCTGGAGGAACGGCACCTGGACCTCGACTTCGACCCGCCGCCGATCTGA
- a CDS encoding tetratricopeptide repeat protein, whose protein sequence is MTAYEDGPWVGLRPFGRQDYARFFGRDAEKRAVAELWTRHRLTLLVGDSGVGKTSLLHAGAAPYAVASGAQVVPVGDLSYRRSLPAPLITARGRPLFALLSSWQPAEDPTRSIGLTIQEFFKRKLGKAGRGTPLLVAIDGAERMLRRPTAAEPEHRRLRAELEAALRAFPDVHLLLAIRPDAVEAALDLCVALNETPARYDLSPLDRPSAIDALTRPLLGTPLQFDHQVAERLVDVLKVEHGTPGGPRVEPVLLQMLCAELLAGLHGGRTLSAAAKRVLDDVDATLADFCTRTLYTLTSDHGLPTCEIGGWMRRTFTRSPDEASPHEAVPAPRSARPKEVTDAVVRAVEDRHLLKYCRLPDEDGLQLQHPLLARALQRLGESPVAQPEPTADDLLRETEEAMTAGNPKLAEKYARAALATAGKARSDAHVSARITLGDVAYMLGDHGAACQAYEKALEIELLVDAGSPTVTYLYAAIARLHLLQGDMERALGVARASRVNQTAELIARLEVAQSFWRTNRHQAAVKELNVILERDPTHCEALRIRGEIYADWGKSQQAVRDLSSVAISAPPSARAAYILAANVPVTRGEIEELREEGRSHGLVLLYLAQTTHRNGNRDLAAELAEEALLARNPCLSSHHRRQAAKIIRKQ, encoded by the coding sequence ATGACCGCGTACGAAGATGGCCCTTGGGTCGGTCTCCGGCCTTTCGGCAGGCAGGACTACGCCAGGTTCTTCGGACGCGACGCCGAGAAGCGCGCGGTGGCCGAGCTCTGGACCAGGCATCGGCTGACCCTGCTGGTCGGCGACTCCGGCGTGGGGAAGACGTCCCTGCTGCATGCCGGGGCGGCTCCGTACGCGGTCGCGAGCGGGGCGCAGGTGGTGCCCGTAGGCGACCTCAGCTATCGCAGGTCCCTGCCCGCCCCTCTGATCACGGCCCGCGGCCGTCCCCTCTTCGCGCTCCTGTCCTCATGGCAGCCCGCGGAGGACCCCACCCGCAGCATCGGGCTGACGATCCAGGAGTTCTTCAAACGCAAGCTCGGCAAGGCGGGGCGCGGCACGCCGCTCCTGGTGGCCATCGACGGCGCCGAGCGGATGCTCCGTCGCCCGACCGCCGCCGAGCCGGAGCACCGCCGCCTGCGCGCGGAGCTGGAAGCCGCTCTGCGGGCGTTCCCGGACGTCCATCTGCTGCTCGCGATCCGGCCGGACGCCGTCGAAGCGGCGCTCGATCTCTGTGTGGCGCTCAACGAAACCCCTGCGCGGTACGACCTGTCGCCTCTCGACCGGCCGTCCGCGATCGACGCGCTCACTCGTCCCCTGCTCGGCACCCCTCTGCAGTTCGACCATCAAGTGGCGGAGCGGTTGGTCGACGTCCTGAAGGTCGAGCACGGCACGCCGGGCGGCCCACGCGTGGAGCCCGTCCTGCTGCAGATGCTGTGCGCCGAACTCTTGGCCGGCCTGCACGGCGGCAGGACGTTGTCCGCCGCCGCCAAGAGGGTGCTCGACGACGTGGACGCCACGCTGGCCGACTTCTGCACCCGAACGCTGTATACGCTGACCAGCGACCACGGGCTGCCGACCTGCGAGATCGGCGGGTGGATGCGGCGGACCTTCACCAGGTCACCCGACGAGGCGTCCCCGCACGAGGCCGTGCCGGCGCCCCGGAGCGCCCGGCCGAAGGAGGTCACAGACGCGGTGGTCCGCGCGGTGGAGGACCGGCACCTGCTGAAGTACTGCCGGCTGCCGGACGAGGACGGTCTTCAGCTTCAGCATCCGCTCCTGGCGCGGGCTCTCCAGCGGCTCGGCGAGTCACCCGTGGCGCAGCCCGAGCCCACCGCCGACGACCTGCTACGCGAAACGGAGGAGGCGATGACCGCGGGCAATCCGAAGCTCGCGGAGAAGTACGCGCGAGCGGCGCTCGCCACGGCAGGGAAGGCACGCAGCGATGCTCATGTCTCCGCCCGGATCACTCTCGGTGACGTCGCTTACATGCTGGGGGATCACGGCGCGGCATGCCAGGCCTACGAGAAGGCGCTGGAGATCGAGCTGCTGGTGGACGCCGGGTCTCCCACTGTCACGTACTTGTACGCCGCGATTGCCCGTCTCCACCTGCTCCAGGGGGACATGGAACGCGCGCTCGGCGTCGCCCGCGCCAGCCGGGTGAACCAGACGGCGGAGCTCATCGCCAGGTTGGAGGTGGCGCAGTCCTTCTGGCGGACGAACCGGCATCAGGCGGCGGTCAAGGAACTGAACGTCATACTGGAGCGGGACCCGACGCATTGCGAGGCCCTGCGCATCCGCGGCGAGATCTACGCGGACTGGGGCAAGTCACAACAAGCGGTGCGCGACCTGAGCAGTGTCGCCATCTCCGCGCCGCCGTCTGCCCGTGCGGCGTACATCCTGGCGGCCAACGTCCCCGTCACGCGGGGGGAGATCGAAGAGCTTCGCGAGGAAGGGCGCTCTCATGGCCTGGTCCTGCTGTACCTCGCTCAGACGACGCACAGGAACGGCAACCGCGACCTGGCGGCGGAACTCGCCGAGGAAGCCCTCCTTGCGAGGAATCCATGCCTGTCGAGCCACCATCGACGGCAGGCCGCGAAAATCATAAGGAAGCAGTGA
- a CDS encoding HEXXH motif domain-containing protein — protein sequence MRLTPHLLPNEVFAELASGGGGRDAIGRLWAAQDSKRLLLLRGIRDLAPEDVAARVRRAYDLLADIQEAAPEVTRALLRYPTVGSWGLRTLQALGGEAPPAAWQDPAALASLAAAAAILAGRTATVEVPVLDGAVVLPSLGRALVPVGERFAVVRTGDGTAEISAGGVIVRVGEGPSWEGLRRIRAEHRGVAVEFVVDDVDPGRMPGAQRTEERLSETDLRRWAMILQPAWEILVERHPLAAEEIDAVVTVLTPLIEPDHGTASATSKLALGNIGISMQPDPHSFAVTLAHESQHAKLSGLLDLIPLTEPDHGGRYYAPWRNDPRPLGGLLQGAYAHLGIAAFWEVERHEPHPEELLLRAHTEFTLWRDGTEAVIRTLRASGRLTREGELFTAEMADTVAAMGEKDVPAEAARRARRSAGRHLAGWRERNGEPPSHPVPSLTDS from the coding sequence ATGAGGCTGACCCCGCACCTGCTGCCCAACGAGGTGTTCGCCGAGCTCGCCTCGGGCGGGGGCGGCCGCGACGCCATCGGCCGCCTGTGGGCGGCGCAGGACAGCAAACGCCTGCTGCTCCTGCGCGGGATCCGCGACCTGGCCCCCGAGGACGTCGCCGCGCGGGTCCGGCGGGCCTACGACCTGCTCGCCGACATCCAGGAGGCCGCGCCGGAGGTCACGCGGGCGCTGCTCCGCTACCCGACCGTCGGCTCCTGGGGCCTGAGGACGCTCCAGGCCCTCGGCGGCGAGGCGCCGCCGGCCGCCTGGCAGGACCCGGCGGCCCTGGCGTCCCTGGCGGCGGCGGCGGCGATCCTGGCCGGGCGCACCGCGACCGTCGAGGTGCCCGTGCTGGACGGCGCGGTCGTGCTCCCTTCGCTGGGGCGGGCGCTGGTGCCCGTCGGGGAGCGGTTCGCCGTCGTACGGACCGGGGACGGCACGGCGGAGATCAGCGCGGGCGGGGTCATCGTTCGCGTCGGCGAAGGTCCCTCGTGGGAGGGGCTGCGCCGGATCCGGGCCGAGCACCGCGGGGTGGCGGTCGAGTTCGTCGTGGACGACGTCGATCCCGGCCGGATGCCGGGCGCGCAACGGACGGAGGAGCGGCTGAGCGAGACCGACCTGCGGCGATGGGCCATGATTCTCCAACCCGCCTGGGAGATCCTCGTCGAACGGCATCCGCTGGCGGCCGAGGAGATCGACGCCGTGGTCACGGTGCTGACGCCGCTGATCGAGCCGGACCACGGCACCGCGAGTGCCACGTCCAAACTGGCCCTCGGCAACATCGGCATCTCGATGCAGCCGGATCCGCACTCGTTCGCGGTGACCCTGGCGCACGAGTCCCAGCACGCGAAGCTGAGCGGCCTGCTGGACCTGATCCCGCTGACGGAGCCGGACCACGGCGGCCGCTACTACGCCCCGTGGCGGAATGATCCGCGCCCGCTGGGCGGCCTGCTTCAGGGCGCCTACGCGCACTTGGGCATCGCCGCGTTCTGGGAGGTCGAACGCCATGAGCCGCATCCGGAGGAGCTGCTGCTCCGTGCCCATACGGAGTTCACTCTGTGGCGCGACGGCACGGAGGCGGTGATCCGCACGCTGCGGGCAAGCGGTCGGCTCACCCGAGAGGGTGAGCTGTTCACCGCCGAGATGGCCGACACGGTGGCCGCGATGGGCGAGAAGGACGTGCCGGCCGAGGCCGCTCGCCGGGCACGCCGCTCGGCCGGACGGCACCTGGCCGGGTGGCGCGAGCGCAACGGCGAGCCGCCGTCCCACCCGGTGCCGTCACTCACCGACTCGTAG